One genomic segment of Tursiops truncatus isolate mTurTru1 chromosome 11, mTurTru1.mat.Y, whole genome shotgun sequence includes these proteins:
- the CDC42EP1 gene encoding cdc42 effector protein 1 isoform X2, with translation MPGPQGAGGAPAMNLGKLSPVGWVSSSQGKRRLTADMISPPLGDFRHTMHVGRGGDVFGDTSFLSNHGGSSRGTHRSPRSFLAKKLQLVRRVGAPPRRMASPPAPSPAPPAISPIIKNAISLPQLNQAAYDSLVVGKLSFDRSPATSTDGHSSYGLDSGFCTISRLPRPEKPRDRDRDSSFPSEPELRRSDSLLSFRLDLDLGPSLLSELLGVMSLSEGSAAETPAPVPAANAPAPAANPPTPASSPPPRGQCPNGVTLGLGPTAEARASPVGERPCAPAGVGPGRHWGAGRRGSQSSCHYAEMGARRELVEALPQARASWESLDEGWGPPQAGSRASVPSSVQANTFKFAEAEEDDEVKV, from the exons ATGCCGGGCCCCCAGGGGGCCGGAGGAGCCCCGGCCATGAACCTGGGCAAGCTCTCACCCGTGGGCTGGGTGTCCAGCTCGCAGGGGAAGAGGCGGCTGACTGCGGACATGATCAGCCCCCCGCTCGGGGACTTCCGCCACACCATGCATGTGGGCCGTGGCGGGGACGTCTTCGGCGACACCTCCTTCCTCAGCAACCACGGTGGCAGCTCACGGGGCACCCACCGCTCGCCCCGCAGCTTCCTGGCCAAGAAGCTGCAGCTGGTGCGGAGGGTAGGGGCGCCGCCCCGGAGGATGGCTTCCCCACCTGCGCCTTCACCTGCTCCACCCGCCATCTCCCCCATCATCAAGAACGCCATCTCCCTGCCTCAGCTCAACCAGGCCGCCTACGACAGCCTCGTGGTGGGCAAGCTCAGCTTCGACCGCAGCCCTGCCACCTCCACAGATGGCCACTCCAGTTACG GCCTGGACTCCGGGTTCTGCACCATCTCTCGCCTGCCTCGCCCAGAAAAGCCTCGTGACCGAGACCGTGACAGCTCCTTCCCCTCTGAGCCTGAGCTTCGCCGCTCTGACTCCCTCCTGTCCTTCCGCCTGGACCTCGACCTTGGGCCCTCTCTCCTCAGTGAGCTGCTGGGGGTCATGAGCCTCTCAGAAGGCTCTGCAGCCGAGACCCCAGCCCCAGTCCCTGCTGCAAatgccccagcccctgctgcaAACCCCCCGACCCCTGCCTCAAGCCCCCCACCCCGTGGACAGTGCCCCAATGGGGTAACCCTGGGGTTGGGCCCAACGGCCGAGGCGAGGGCCAGCCCAGTAGGGGAGCGTCCCTGTGCACCTGCTGGCGTGGGCCCCGGCAGGCACTGGGGAGCAGGCCGTCGTGGCAGCCAAAGCAGCTGCCACTACGCTGAGATGGGTGCTCGGCGCGAGCTGGTCGAGGCGCTGCCCCAGGCTCGGGCCTCTTGGGAGAGCCTGGACGAAGGGTGGGGGCCCCCGCAGGCAGGCAGCAGGGCCTCCGTGCCCAGCTCGGTGCAAGCCAACACCTTCAAGTTTGCTGAAGCTGAGGAGGATGACGAGGTCAAGGTGTGA
- the LGALS2 gene encoding galectin-2: protein MNMDMKVGTTLKIKGKIADCADGFVINLGQGTDKLNLHFNPRFDESTIVCNTWDDNCWGQEQRDSHMSFTPGSEVKLLVTFENNEFKVKMPDGHQLTFPNRLGHNHLRYLSVQGGFSISSFKLD from the exons ATGAACATGGACATGAAGGTGGGGACAACCCTGAAGATCAAGGGCAAGATTGCAGACTGTGCTGATGG CTTTGTGATTAATCTGGGCCAGGGGACAGATAAACTGAACCTGCATTTCAACCCACGTTTCGATGAATCCACCATCGTCTGCAACACATGGGATGACAACTGCTGGGGGCAGGAGCAACGGGACAGTCACATGAGCTTCACACCGGGATCAGAGGTCAAG CTCCTCGTGACCTTCGAGAACAACGAATTCAAGGTGAAGATGCCAGACGGGCACCAGTTGACCTTTCCCAACAGGCTGGGCCACAACCACTTGAGATACCTGAGTGTGCAGGGCGGGTTCAGCATCTCCTCCTTCAAGCTAGACTGA
- the CDC42EP1 gene encoding cdc42 effector protein 1 isoform X1: MFPARRVGQRIGRSPPLGRRGAVRISVFLDRTPTAASTGLGARPQGQTSHGLPIASVFGGSTLGEQGRRLHPPPFTEKEGAEKRTLSPAQRPPQAPPWAWTSSCEQPEPMPGPQGAGGAPAMNLGKLSPVGWVSSSQGKRRLTADMISPPLGDFRHTMHVGRGGDVFGDTSFLSNHGGSSRGTHRSPRSFLAKKLQLVRRVGAPPRRMASPPAPSPAPPAISPIIKNAISLPQLNQAAYDSLVVGKLSFDRSPATSTDGHSSYGLDSGFCTISRLPRPEKPRDRDRDSSFPSEPELRRSDSLLSFRLDLDLGPSLLSELLGVMSLSEGSAAETPAPVPAANAPAPAANPPTPASSPPPRGQCPNGVTLGLGPTAEARASPVGERPCAPAGVGPGRHWGAGRRGSQSSCHYAEMGARRELVEALPQARASWESLDEGWGPPQAGSRASVPSSVQANTFKFAEAEEDDEVKV, translated from the exons ATGTTCCCGGCGAGAAGAGTGGGGCAGAGAATTGGAAG gtcTCCACCCCTGGGCAGGAGAGGGGCTGTCCGCATTTCTGTGTTCTTGGACAGAACACCTACAGCTGCTTCCACAGGGCTAGGAGCCAGGCCTCAGGGACAGACAAGCCATGGACTTCCCATAGCCTCAGTATTTGGGGGCAGCACCTTAGGAGAGCAGGGGCGCAGGCTCCATCCGCCCCCTTTCACCGAGAAGGAGGGAGCTGAGAAGCGGACCCTTAGCCCAGCCCAGCGCCCTCCCCAGGCCCCCCCGTGGGCATGGACCAGCAGCTGTGAACAGCCAGAGCCGATGCCGGGCCCCCAGGGGGCCGGAGGAGCCCCGGCCATGAACCTGGGCAAGCTCTCACCCGTGGGCTGGGTGTCCAGCTCGCAGGGGAAGAGGCGGCTGACTGCGGACATGATCAGCCCCCCGCTCGGGGACTTCCGCCACACCATGCATGTGGGCCGTGGCGGGGACGTCTTCGGCGACACCTCCTTCCTCAGCAACCACGGTGGCAGCTCACGGGGCACCCACCGCTCGCCCCGCAGCTTCCTGGCCAAGAAGCTGCAGCTGGTGCGGAGGGTAGGGGCGCCGCCCCGGAGGATGGCTTCCCCACCTGCGCCTTCACCTGCTCCACCCGCCATCTCCCCCATCATCAAGAACGCCATCTCCCTGCCTCAGCTCAACCAGGCCGCCTACGACAGCCTCGTGGTGGGCAAGCTCAGCTTCGACCGCAGCCCTGCCACCTCCACAGATGGCCACTCCAGTTACG GCCTGGACTCCGGGTTCTGCACCATCTCTCGCCTGCCTCGCCCAGAAAAGCCTCGTGACCGAGACCGTGACAGCTCCTTCCCCTCTGAGCCTGAGCTTCGCCGCTCTGACTCCCTCCTGTCCTTCCGCCTGGACCTCGACCTTGGGCCCTCTCTCCTCAGTGAGCTGCTGGGGGTCATGAGCCTCTCAGAAGGCTCTGCAGCCGAGACCCCAGCCCCAGTCCCTGCTGCAAatgccccagcccctgctgcaAACCCCCCGACCCCTGCCTCAAGCCCCCCACCCCGTGGACAGTGCCCCAATGGGGTAACCCTGGGGTTGGGCCCAACGGCCGAGGCGAGGGCCAGCCCAGTAGGGGAGCGTCCCTGTGCACCTGCTGGCGTGGGCCCCGGCAGGCACTGGGGAGCAGGCCGTCGTGGCAGCCAAAGCAGCTGCCACTACGCTGAGATGGGTGCTCGGCGCGAGCTGGTCGAGGCGCTGCCCCAGGCTCGGGCCTCTTGGGAGAGCCTGGACGAAGGGTGGGGGCCCCCGCAGGCAGGCAGCAGGGCCTCCGTGCCCAGCTCGGTGCAAGCCAACACCTTCAAGTTTGCTGAAGCTGAGGAGGATGACGAGGTCAAGGTGTGA